From Haemorhous mexicanus isolate bHaeMex1 chromosome 1, bHaeMex1.pri, whole genome shotgun sequence, one genomic window encodes:
- the EXOSC7 gene encoding exosome complex component RRP42 isoform X2 has product MASVVLSEAEKLYIVHGVQEDLRVDGRGCEDYRCAEVETDVVSNTSGSARVKLGETDILVGIKAEMGTPKLEKPDEGYLEFFVDCSSNSPELEGRGGEELGTDIANTLYRVFSCENSVDLKSLCINPKEHCWVLYVDVLLLECGGNIFDAISIAVKAALFNTRIPKVRVLEDEEGTKEIELSDDPYDCIRLNIDEVPCIVTLSKIGYRHVVDATLQEEACSLASLLISVTSKGAITSMKKVGKGSLDPESIFEMMETGQRVGKSLHIALQKILDEEENLGTSRPKVGFLG; this is encoded by the exons GAAGACCTTCGTGTAGATGGTCGAGGCTGTGAAGACTACAGATGTGCAGAAGTAGAAACAGATGTTGTATCAAACACAAGTGGATCTGCAAGAGTAAAGCTG gGAGAAACTGATATCTTGGTAGGCATAAAAGCTGAAATGGGGACACCGAAGTTGGAGAAACCAGATGAAGGCTACCTGGAATTTTTTGTTGACTG TTCTTCAAATTCTCCTGAGTTGGAAGGCCGGGGAGGAGAAGAACTTGGCACAGATATAGCAAATACACTATACAGAGTATTCAGCTGCGAAAACAGTGTAGACTTGAAATCCCTTTGTATTAATCCCAAAGAGCACTGCTGGGTTCTCTATGTGGATGTATTG TTATTGGAATGTGGTGGGAACATCTTTGATGCAATCTCTATCGCAGTGAAGGCAGCTCTCTTTAACACAAG AATACCCAAAGTGCGTGTTCTGGAGGATGAAGAAGGCACCAAAGAGATTGAGCTGTCTGATGACCCTTATGATTGTATTCGACTCAACATAGATGAGGTGCCCTGTATTGTCACACTAAGCAAA ATTGGATATAGGCACGTGGTGGATGCTACCCTTCAGGAAGAAGCCTGTTCTTTGGCAAGCCTGCTTATTTCAGTGACCAGTAAAGGTGCCATCACTTCTATGAAGAAGGTGGGGAAAGGTAGCCTGGATCCTGAGAGTATTTTTGAAATGATGGAG ACAGGACAAAGAGTAGGCAAGTCACTTCACATAGCCCTTCAGAAGATTTTGGATGAAGAAGAGAATTTGGGGACTTCACGACCAAAAGTTGGATTTCTAGGATGA